The following coding sequences are from one Verrucosispora sp. WMMD573 window:
- a CDS encoding glycosyl hydrolase → MRPPVPRRTHHRILAATAAAALGLGGLAVIAGSPAQAAPVGAGSYTTTPVGPLPGGCGNIASNPRQYVTAAAPSGAVPTNDWWSSLLWKRLNCTFSEPLHAHPVSYQPVTDGLGFSATSTPAISGTATGVGEFKYPYVEDIRVGVAGLAAPNALVDGWTDWTVTPYWSDGARTMRATIGHGLPLAYFRTSGGDAVINATGGSPTVWSNNGSSIGFTVRGHDYVAYAPTGATWTVSGSRISSNLAGRGYFSVALLPATGGGTARTQLANTYGQYAHAHITGTRVSYSYNAATSRVETRYTFTTTPREGTETRTVVSLYPHQWRALTGATPITPTYPSARGRMKVVTGVGEFRTSMRFNGVLPELPAVATGAGSDLTTLRQQLAAVRSNPMDQRGGDTYWTGKGLGRAARIAEIADLVGDTETRTSALNAIRATLNDWLTASSGETQRLFYYDQRWGTLIGYPASYGSDQELNDHHFHYGYYIAAAATLAKFDPAWARQDQYGGMIDLLIRDANNYDRSDTRFPYLRDFDIYAGHDWASGHGAFASGNNQESSSEGMNFANALIQWGQATGNTAVRDAGIYLYTTQAAAIHEYWFDVTGENFPAEFGHSNVGMVWGDGGAYATWFSAEPEMIQGINLLPITGGHLYLGQHPDYNSVKYAELVRNNGGEPTVWQDIHWQFLALGDADAALAKLRANPGYTPEEGESRAHTFHWVRNLAALGRVDTGITADHPLAAVFNRNGARTYVASNISGSPLTVRFSDGTQLTVAAGRTTTSGAHAWSGGSGGGGTPPSPTPTPTSTPTPTPTPTPTPTPTPTDPPSSSPVRYLLSGGGLGASGSAGTTTVASAGGANHDGTPRNPVVFTATGLNLNHNGGQTAFDLFLDAGTAVGNGVQARVSYDLTGDGSWERVETYRYFATDPVPGWEHYTQAAGLHSSTGSLGNLRGGTVRVEVWSAIGNNPTTLGVGDRSVVRLPYA, encoded by the coding sequence ATGAGACCTCCCGTCCCACGCCGCACCCACCACCGAATCCTGGCCGCCACCGCCGCCGCGGCCCTCGGCCTCGGCGGGCTGGCCGTCATCGCCGGCTCCCCCGCGCAGGCCGCGCCGGTCGGCGCCGGCAGCTACACCACCACGCCCGTCGGCCCACTCCCGGGCGGCTGCGGCAACATCGCCAGCAACCCCCGGCAGTACGTCACCGCCGCCGCGCCATCGGGGGCCGTACCCACAAACGACTGGTGGTCGTCGCTGCTGTGGAAGCGGCTGAACTGCACCTTCAGCGAGCCCCTGCACGCACATCCGGTCTCCTACCAACCCGTCACCGACGGGCTGGGCTTCTCCGCCACCTCGACCCCGGCCATCTCCGGCACCGCCACCGGGGTGGGCGAGTTCAAGTACCCGTACGTCGAGGACATCCGGGTCGGCGTGGCCGGACTGGCCGCCCCCAACGCACTTGTCGACGGTTGGACGGACTGGACTGTCACCCCGTACTGGAGTGACGGGGCGCGGACGATGCGCGCCACCATCGGCCACGGGCTGCCGCTGGCCTACTTCCGCACCAGCGGCGGCGACGCGGTGATCAACGCGACCGGCGGTAGCCCCACCGTCTGGTCCAACAACGGAAGCAGCATCGGCTTCACCGTGCGCGGCCACGACTACGTGGCGTACGCGCCGACCGGAGCGACCTGGACTGTCAGCGGCAGCCGGATCAGCTCCAACCTCGCCGGACGCGGCTACTTCAGCGTCGCGCTGCTGCCGGCCACCGGTGGCGGCACCGCCCGCACCCAGCTCGCCAACACCTACGGCCAGTACGCGCACGCCCACATCACCGGCACCCGGGTCAGCTACAGCTACAACGCGGCGACCAGCCGGGTGGAGACCCGGTACACCTTCACCACCACGCCCCGCGAGGGCACCGAGACACGGACCGTGGTCAGCCTCTACCCGCACCAGTGGCGGGCGCTGACCGGGGCCACCCCGATCACGCCGACCTACCCGTCCGCCCGGGGGCGGATGAAGGTGGTCACCGGCGTCGGCGAGTTCCGCACCTCGATGCGGTTCAACGGCGTACTGCCGGAGCTGCCCGCCGTCGCCACCGGAGCCGGCAGCGACCTGACCACGCTGCGGCAGCAGCTGGCGGCGGTGCGGAGCAACCCGATGGACCAGCGCGGTGGCGACACCTACTGGACCGGCAAGGGGCTCGGCCGGGCGGCCCGCATCGCCGAGATCGCCGACCTGGTCGGCGACACCGAGACCCGCACCTCGGCGCTGAACGCCATCCGCGCCACCCTCAACGACTGGCTGACCGCCTCGTCCGGCGAGACCCAGCGGCTGTTCTACTACGACCAGCGGTGGGGCACGCTCATCGGCTACCCGGCGTCGTACGGCTCCGACCAGGAGCTCAACGACCACCACTTCCACTACGGCTACTACATCGCCGCCGCCGCGACGCTTGCCAAGTTCGACCCGGCCTGGGCCCGGCAGGACCAGTACGGCGGCATGATCGACCTGCTCATCCGGGACGCGAACAACTACGACAGGTCGGACACCCGCTTCCCCTACCTGCGCGACTTCGACATCTACGCCGGGCACGACTGGGCCTCCGGACACGGCGCGTTCGCCAGCGGCAACAACCAGGAGTCGTCGTCGGAGGGGATGAACTTCGCCAACGCCCTCATCCAGTGGGGGCAGGCCACCGGCAACACCGCGGTACGCGACGCCGGCATCTACCTGTACACCACCCAGGCCGCCGCGATCCACGAGTACTGGTTCGACGTCACCGGGGAGAACTTCCCCGCCGAGTTCGGGCACTCCAACGTGGGCATGGTCTGGGGTGACGGCGGCGCGTACGCCACCTGGTTCAGCGCGGAGCCCGAGATGATCCAGGGCATCAACCTGCTGCCGATCACCGGTGGGCACCTCTACCTGGGCCAGCACCCGGACTACAACTCGGTGAAGTACGCCGAACTGGTCCGCAACAACGGCGGCGAGCCGACCGTGTGGCAGGACATCCACTGGCAGTTCCTCGCCCTCGGTGACGCCGACGCGGCGCTGGCCAAGCTGCGGGCCAATCCCGGCTACACCCCGGAGGAGGGCGAAAGTCGGGCGCACACCTTCCACTGGGTCCGTAACCTGGCCGCCCTCGGCCGGGTCGACACCGGGATCACCGCCGACCACCCACTGGCCGCGGTGTTCAACCGCAACGGAGCCCGGACGTACGTGGCCAGCAACATCTCCGGCTCGCCGCTGACCGTACGGTTCTCCGACGGTACGCAGCTGACCGTGGCGGCCGGGCGTACCACCACAAGTGGGGCGCACGCCTGGAGCGGGGGCAGCGGCGGTGGGGGTACGCCCCCGAGCCCGACGCCGACGCCGACGTCCACCCCGACGCCGACGCCGACCCCGACGCCCACTCCCACACCGACGCCGACCGACCCGCCGTCCAGCTCGCCGGTGCGCTACCTGCTGTCCGGCGGCGGTCTGGGCGCCTCCGGCAGCGCCGGCACCACCACCGTGGCCAGCGCCGGTGGCGCGAACCACGACGGCACGCCACGCAATCCGGTGGTCTTCACCGCGACCGGACTCAACCTCAACCACAACGGCGGGCAGACCGCGTTCGATCTCTTCCTGGACGCCGGCACGGCGGTCGGCAACGGGGTGCAGGCCCGCGTCTCGTACGACCTGACCGGTGACGGCAGTTGGGAGCGGGTGGAGACGTACCGCTACTTCGCCACCGACCCGGTACCGGGCTGGGAGCACTACACCCAGGCCGCCGGGCTGCACTCCAGCACCGGCTCGCTCGGCAACCTGCGTGGTGGCACGGTCCGGGTGGAGGTCTGGTCCGCCATCGGCAACAACCCCACCACTCTCGGTGTCGGTGACCGCTCCGTCGTGCGGCTGCCGTACGCCTGA
- a CDS encoding DMT family transporter, with protein MTGDFTPDRPALRSWLPGFIALAAIWGSSFLFIKVGVAELHPLHLTLYRVASGALTLLVVLAVLRDRLPRELRVWGHLTVIAAFGVALPFTLFGYGEQRVESMLAGIWNATTPLVVLPLAVLVFRTERLTARGALGLGLGFTGVMVVLGVWQGVGGAHFVGQLMCFGAAACYGFAIPYQKKFIAGSTLSGLSLSAAQLIVAAVQLAIVAPVVAGAPPLPTALSPRVLAAVLALGALGTGLAFVIHLRNIRTVGATTASTVTYLIPVFAVLIGAVVLGERLTWHQPVGALIVLLGVAVSQGLLGRRRRRRVAPGVGTPTAPLVEPATR; from the coding sequence GTGACAGGCGACTTCACCCCTGACCGGCCGGCGCTGCGGAGCTGGCTGCCCGGCTTCATCGCCCTCGCCGCGATCTGGGGTTCCAGCTTCCTCTTCATCAAGGTCGGGGTGGCCGAGCTGCACCCGCTGCACCTCACCCTCTACCGGGTCGCCTCCGGCGCGCTGACCCTGCTGGTGGTGCTCGCCGTGCTGCGGGACCGGCTACCCCGCGAGCTGCGGGTCTGGGGTCACCTGACGGTGATCGCCGCCTTCGGGGTGGCGCTGCCGTTCACCCTGTTCGGCTACGGCGAGCAGCGGGTCGAGTCGATGCTCGCCGGCATCTGGAACGCGACCACTCCGCTTGTCGTGCTGCCGCTGGCGGTGCTGGTGTTCCGCACCGAGCGGCTGACCGCACGCGGCGCCCTCGGGCTGGGGCTCGGCTTCACCGGCGTGATGGTGGTGCTCGGCGTCTGGCAGGGCGTCGGCGGTGCGCACTTCGTCGGCCAGTTGATGTGCTTCGGTGCCGCCGCCTGCTACGGCTTCGCCATCCCGTACCAGAAAAAGTTCATCGCCGGCAGCACCCTGTCCGGGCTGTCCCTCTCGGCGGCGCAGCTGATCGTCGCGGCGGTCCAGCTCGCGATCGTGGCGCCGGTGGTGGCCGGTGCGCCACCGCTGCCGACCGCGCTGTCGCCGCGGGTGCTCGCGGCAGTGCTGGCGTTGGGCGCGCTCGGCACCGGGCTCGCCTTCGTGATCCACCTGCGGAACATCCGGACCGTCGGCGCGACGACCGCCTCCACCGTGACGTACCTGATCCCGGTGTTCGCAGTGCTGATCGGTGCCGTCGTGCTCGGGGAGCGACTCACCTGGCACCAGCCGGTCGGCGCGTTGATCGTGCTGCTCGGCGTCGCCGTGTCGCAGGGCCTGCTCGGCCGGCGTCGTCGCCGCCGGGTGGCACCGGGTGTGGGCACCCCGACGGCACCCCTGGTCGAGCCCGCCACCCGCTGA
- a CDS encoding DUF885 domain-containing protein: MGRIDDLANRYVADWAALSPTGATSVGIAGHDDKFDDLSPDGYAARAELTRRTLAELDTIEPATEAERTAREAMQERLGLELDRYDTGETASEVSVITSGLHEIRMVFDLMPTDGEQARANLAARLNLFPHALEEYKATLREAAAAGRVSARKQLIEVAKQCDAWVDPDGDNVFHGLVERLGEESALGAELRRGAAAATAATAEFGQFLRTELAPHGREKEAAGRERYELASQYFLGARIDLDETYAWGFTELARLEADMRTVAAQIAGPGATIDEAVAALDADPARTIRGRDAFRDWMQELADQAITDLNGTHFDIPEQVRRIECMIAPTSDGSIYYTGPSEDFARPGRMWWAVPQGLTNFSTWREVTTVYHEGVPGHHLQIGQTAVRADLLNRWQRLLCWVSGHGEGWALYAERLMEELGYLDDPGNRLGMLDGQALRAARVIVDIGMHLELEIPKDNPFDFHPGERWTPELGWEFLRAHCRVPDEMLRFELNRYLGWPGQAPSYKVGERIWLQAREDAKARKGADFDLREFHRQALDLGALGLDPLRRALARL, encoded by the coding sequence GTGGGAAGAATCGACGATCTCGCGAACCGTTACGTCGCAGACTGGGCCGCACTGAGCCCGACCGGCGCCACCTCCGTCGGCATCGCCGGCCATGACGACAAGTTCGACGACCTCTCCCCCGACGGGTACGCCGCACGCGCCGAACTGACCCGACGCACCCTTGCCGAGCTCGACACCATCGAGCCGGCGACGGAGGCCGAACGCACCGCGCGGGAGGCGATGCAGGAGCGTCTGGGCCTCGAACTGGACCGGTACGACACCGGCGAGACGGCCAGCGAGGTAAGCGTCATCACCAGCGGCTTGCACGAGATCCGGATGGTCTTCGACCTGATGCCCACCGACGGGGAGCAGGCCCGGGCCAATCTGGCCGCCCGGCTGAACCTCTTCCCGCACGCGTTGGAGGAGTACAAGGCCACGCTGCGCGAGGCGGCCGCAGCCGGACGGGTCAGCGCGCGTAAGCAGCTGATCGAGGTGGCCAAGCAGTGCGATGCCTGGGTCGATCCGGACGGTGACAACGTCTTCCACGGGCTGGTCGAGCGGCTGGGCGAGGAGAGCGCCCTCGGCGCCGAGCTGCGTCGCGGTGCGGCGGCGGCCACGGCGGCGACCGCCGAGTTCGGCCAGTTTCTGCGGACCGAGCTGGCGCCCCACGGACGGGAGAAGGAGGCCGCCGGCCGCGAGCGCTACGAGCTGGCCTCCCAGTACTTCCTCGGTGCCCGGATCGACCTCGACGAGACGTACGCCTGGGGGTTCACCGAGTTGGCCCGGCTGGAGGCCGACATGCGGACGGTGGCCGCCCAGATCGCCGGTCCGGGCGCCACCATCGACGAGGCCGTCGCGGCGTTGGACGCCGACCCGGCGCGCACCATCCGGGGTCGGGACGCGTTCCGCGACTGGATGCAGGAGCTGGCCGACCAGGCGATCACTGACCTCAACGGCACCCATTTCGACATCCCCGAGCAGGTGCGGCGGATCGAGTGCATGATCGCGCCGACCAGTGACGGCTCCATCTACTACACCGGCCCGAGCGAAGACTTCGCCCGGCCGGGTCGGATGTGGTGGGCGGTGCCGCAGGGGCTCACGAACTTCTCCACCTGGCGGGAGGTGACCACGGTCTACCACGAGGGGGTCCCCGGGCATCACCTCCAGATCGGCCAGACCGCCGTCCGGGCCGACCTGCTCAACCGCTGGCAGCGGCTGCTCTGCTGGGTCTCCGGGCACGGCGAGGGCTGGGCGTTGTACGCCGAGCGGCTGATGGAGGAACTGGGTTACCTGGACGACCCGGGCAACCGGCTCGGGATGCTGGACGGCCAGGCACTGCGGGCGGCCCGCGTGATCGTGGACATCGGCATGCATCTGGAGTTGGAGATTCCCAAGGACAACCCGTTCGACTTCCACCCGGGCGAACGCTGGACCCCGGAGCTGGGTTGGGAGTTCCTGCGGGCGCACTGCCGGGTGCCGGACGAGATGCTGCGCTTCGAGCTCAACCGCTACCTGGGCTGGCCGGGGCAGGCACCGTCGTACAAGGTGGGCGAGCGGATCTGGCTTCAGGCGCGGGAGGACGCGAAGGCCCGCAAGGGCGCCGACTTCGACCTGCGCGAGTTCCACCGCCAGGCGCTCGACCTCGGTGCGCTCGGTCTCGACCCGCTCCGCCGGGCGCTGGCCCGACTCTGA
- a CDS encoding PHP domain-containing protein codes for MSERDPIADLRRIAFLLERANEATYRVRAFRSAAKALAALPAEEVAERNRTGKLTELAGVGDVTARCVAESLSGEEPVYLRRLVATEGTDLDAEATALRTALLGDCHTHSDWSDGGSPIEEMALAAVELGHEYLVLTDHSPRLKVARGLTADRLRRQLDHVARLNEALPEGFRILTGIEVDILADGSLDQDEELLARLDVVVGSVHSGLNDDRAKMTRRMLAAIANPHLDILGHCTGRMVSSRPAGVTGPGDRGHRARTRAESDFDADAVFAACVEHDVAVEINSRPERQDPPKRLIRRALEAGCRFAINTDAHAPGQLDWQRFGCERAALCGVPADRVINTWAADELVAWTRD; via the coding sequence ATGAGCGAGCGGGACCCCATCGCCGACCTGCGCCGGATCGCCTTCCTGCTGGAGCGGGCGAACGAGGCAACCTACCGGGTACGCGCCTTCCGTTCGGCGGCCAAGGCGCTGGCCGCGCTGCCGGCCGAGGAGGTGGCCGAGCGGAACCGCACCGGCAAGCTCACCGAACTGGCCGGGGTGGGCGACGTCACCGCCCGCTGCGTCGCCGAGTCGCTCTCCGGCGAGGAGCCGGTTTACCTGCGTCGGCTGGTCGCCACCGAGGGCACCGACCTGGACGCCGAGGCCACCGCCCTGCGTACCGCCCTGCTCGGCGACTGCCACACCCACTCGGACTGGTCCGACGGTGGCTCACCGATCGAGGAGATGGCGCTGGCCGCCGTCGAACTGGGCCACGAGTACCTGGTGCTGACCGACCACTCGCCCCGGCTGAAGGTGGCCCGGGGACTGACCGCGGATCGACTTCGCCGCCAACTCGACCACGTGGCACGACTCAACGAGGCGCTGCCGGAGGGGTTCCGCATCCTCACCGGCATCGAGGTCGACATCCTCGCCGACGGGTCGCTCGACCAGGACGAGGAGTTGCTGGCCCGGCTGGACGTGGTGGTCGGGTCGGTGCACAGCGGCCTGAACGACGACCGGGCGAAGATGACCCGCCGGATGCTGGCCGCCATCGCCAACCCGCATCTGGACATCCTGGGCCACTGCACGGGTCGGATGGTCTCGTCCCGTCCGGCCGGGGTTACCGGGCCGGGCGACCGGGGACACCGCGCCCGGACCCGGGCCGAGAGTGACTTCGATGCCGACGCCGTCTTCGCCGCCTGCGTCGAACACGACGTCGCCGTGGAGATCAACTCGCGGCCGGAGCGGCAGGACCCGCCGAAGCGGCTGATCCGGCGGGCGTTGGAGGCCGGTTGCCGGTTCGCCATCAACACCGACGCGCACGCCCCCGGCCAGTTGGACTGGCAGCGCTTCGGCTGTGAGCGGGCCGCCCTGTGCGGAGTCCCCGCGGACCGCGTGATCAACACGTGGGCGGCGGACGAGTTGGTCGCCTGGACGCGCGACTGA
- a CDS encoding class I SAM-dependent methyltransferase, with translation MTAADDRTRRAQRRRFASLRRSVALFRAFLVEQTDPDHFYGLLAADSVRQVSGYTELAGRTLLDVGGGPGYFAAAFRAAGARYLGLDPDVGDFSAAGGSVAGMLRGSGTALPIRSGSVDVAFSSNVVEHVAEPPRMLDEMVRVTRPGGLIFVSYTPWLSPWGGHETAPWHYLGGNRARRRYERRMGRPPKNRYRETLFPVSISDTLRWARGNGDVDVLDALPRYHPWWARWVIRVPGVREVAAWNFVLVLRRTGERQPGAVEKSELTGGRVAM, from the coding sequence GTGACGGCAGCGGACGACCGTACGCGGCGGGCGCAGCGACGCCGGTTCGCCTCGCTGCGCCGATCGGTGGCCCTGTTCCGGGCGTTCCTGGTGGAGCAGACCGACCCCGACCACTTCTACGGCCTGCTGGCCGCCGACTCGGTACGTCAGGTGTCCGGCTACACCGAGCTGGCCGGCCGGACGTTGCTCGACGTGGGCGGCGGTCCGGGATACTTCGCGGCCGCCTTCCGAGCTGCCGGTGCCCGCTACCTCGGGCTGGACCCGGACGTCGGGGATTTTTCCGCAGCCGGTGGATCGGTGGCGGGAATGCTGCGGGGCAGCGGCACGGCGCTGCCGATCCGAAGCGGCAGCGTGGATGTGGCGTTCTCGTCGAACGTCGTCGAGCACGTCGCCGAGCCACCCCGGATGCTCGACGAGATGGTGCGGGTGACCCGGCCCGGCGGGCTCATCTTCGTGTCGTACACCCCGTGGTTGTCGCCGTGGGGCGGCCACGAGACCGCGCCCTGGCACTACCTCGGCGGCAACCGGGCCCGCCGTCGCTACGAACGGCGGATGGGACGGCCGCCCAAGAACCGCTACCGGGAGACGCTGTTTCCGGTCTCGATCTCGGACACGCTGCGTTGGGCGCGGGGCAACGGTGACGTGGACGTGCTGGACGCGTTGCCGCGCTACCACCCGTGGTGGGCACGGTGGGTGATCCGAGTGCCCGGCGTCCGGGAGGTGGCGGCATGGAACTTCGTGCTCGTACTGCGAAGGACCGGTGAACGGCAGCCCGGTGCGGTGGAGAAATCAGAGCTGACCGGGGGTCGCGTGGCTATGTGA
- a CDS encoding DUF3068 domain-containing protein, translating to MKHRAVGAVLFGGGALLLALAAGLVFVVKPAMTKLPYDLESSTSVAEARAATFLQITNGAVDIVDQTDLRSTVQVTPERAKTAALSGDLAGDAVVWRVGQTVERTDSKELVSAYGAELALDRVSAAAVEWNEQFLDESGTPEKVSFAGQIYKFPFNSAKDNYEIFDRDLRQTRMAEFTGTEDINGIEAYRYEQVITDEKLPLATDRVALLLGALAPGSTSGDVVYSNTRTVWVDPVTGSYLKVREQQKKVLVPNTGTPVTLLDADFSYNEETVASSVDRAKESRNQLNILGVFAPLGLAVLGLVLILVGLLVSRGRTPATVARHAAADPAPTRADQPPVRDDARQGGPLTDEIPPASTNWKSEESTVPSQRSAQGESEKQ from the coding sequence ATGAAGCACCGCGCCGTGGGTGCCGTGCTGTTCGGCGGCGGCGCCCTGCTCCTGGCGCTGGCCGCCGGGTTGGTGTTCGTCGTCAAGCCCGCGATGACCAAACTGCCCTACGACCTGGAGTCGTCGACGTCGGTGGCCGAGGCTCGGGCGGCGACGTTCCTACAGATCACCAACGGCGCGGTCGACATCGTCGATCAGACCGACCTGAGGTCGACCGTCCAGGTCACTCCGGAGCGTGCCAAGACCGCGGCGCTCAGCGGTGACCTCGCCGGTGACGCGGTGGTCTGGCGGGTCGGCCAGACCGTCGAGCGGACCGACTCCAAGGAACTGGTCAGCGCGTACGGCGCCGAGCTGGCACTGGACCGGGTCTCCGCGGCGGCCGTCGAATGGAACGAGCAGTTCCTCGACGAGAGCGGCACGCCGGAGAAGGTTTCGTTCGCCGGCCAGATCTACAAGTTCCCGTTCAACTCCGCCAAGGACAACTACGAGATCTTCGACCGGGATCTGCGGCAGACCCGGATGGCCGAGTTCACGGGAACCGAGGACATCAACGGCATCGAGGCGTACCGGTACGAGCAGGTCATCACCGACGAGAAGTTGCCGCTGGCCACCGACCGGGTGGCGCTGCTGCTCGGTGCGCTCGCCCCCGGCTCCACGTCGGGTGACGTCGTCTACAGCAACACCCGTACGGTCTGGGTGGATCCGGTCACCGGTTCCTACCTGAAGGTCCGGGAGCAGCAGAAGAAGGTGCTCGTGCCGAACACGGGCACCCCGGTGACGCTGCTGGACGCCGATTTCTCCTACAACGAGGAGACCGTGGCGTCCTCGGTGGACCGGGCCAAGGAGAGCCGCAACCAGCTCAACATCCTCGGTGTGTTCGCGCCGCTCGGGCTCGCCGTGCTGGGCCTGGTGCTGATCCTCGTCGGGCTGCTGGTCTCGCGCGGTCGTACCCCGGCCACCGTGGCCCGGCACGCCGCCGCCGACCCGGCACCGACCCGGGCCGACCAGCCGCCGGTCCGGGACGACGCTCGGCAGGGTGGGCCGTTGACCGACGAGATCCCGCCCGCCTCGACCAACTGGAAGTCCGAGGAGTCCACGGTGCCGAGCCAGCGGTCGGCACAGGGCGAGTCGGAGAAGCAGTAG